One Coffea eugenioides isolate CCC68of chromosome 2, Ceug_1.0, whole genome shotgun sequence genomic window, AAGGCCTCCAAGAAATACAATATGTGGAGCCTGCTATGAGGGAGCTAAAAGCATAATCACCTTAACCAACAAACTTGATAATGACAAGGGATTATTAGATAAACAACCCAACAACCCTGTTTCTTCGTATAATTCTGCAAAGGTACGTTCTTTAATTCTCAGCCtgtttattcttcttcttctggaaTATGACATGTTTGATCAACCACCTGGTTGAATAAGGGCTCAAGTCAGTTGCAGGATAGAACGGGGCATACGATTGTATACCTTGCAAACGTCATCCATATGAATGAAAAACTACTAGCATAAAGCTTAAGCTCGTTTGTATGTGCCCAGTTGATCATTTTTGTAGTGAAAAGTCCGGGAATGAGGATAACCAATTGTCGGTCCAGCAATAATGTCAAGGAAAGCCAAATTAATGGAGAACTGGGGATGTAGTTCTTGCGAAGAATCAACATTGACATTCATAAAACGTAGTCTACTAGAAGACTCTTCCATGATAATTGATCACTGGGCTCTCGTGATTTATGATCACGCAGGACCTGATGGTCCAATTCTAGCAGACTAGACCAGGTACcctatatatttatatagttcgttttaccttcttttctttaGATTGAGGTGTTTTCTTGGCTATTGTTCTTTTCTTCGGGGTGGGCGGCGGATGGAGGGCAAGGCTTAAATTGCTAGTGTGCTAAGTTCGGACCCTACATCAACTATGCCCCTTTGATGGGCCAAAGTTCACGCCAGGGTAGGCGCAAAACTACGGAAAACAGAGTCCTGCTGCAGTGGCTGTGGCATTATTAATGATCCTAAGGAATATTTGTAGGGTGACTAGAAACTAGCTTCCACGATTCGGGCTTTTACTAGAGTACGAAGCAAAGCAGAATGTTCTTCTGAAACAGTTTACTTTCTCCATCCTTCCTTGATGATGAAAAGCAAAAGTATATGTAATAACAATTCGTCAAGTCACAACTCTGTAAATCGTTCCTCTGCATGTGCCAAAATTGTCGTAACGATCGTGCATGTCAAATATGTGCTATAGGGGAAAGAAATTTATGTATCGAAATGACATTTGAGTACTTGTCTCAGGTAGATATAGACAGCCTTTCATCATTCAGAAATTTGAAGAAGTAGAGACTTGGGGGCTCTTAGAGATGGATATTTCGTATTCAATTGGATGAATCAAACAATCTACTTAGTTTTGCAAGCCTAGAACAGTTGATAATTTTCATCGATCTGTTGGTGATTATTCTCATGAGTTCAGAGAATGGTAGGTTTGTCAACAAGAAATTTTGATGTCCAAATGCTCAAAGAGTGTAGTTTTGCCTCTCCAGGGACTCGCAAATGCGTTGAAATGGGTGAAGGAAATGAAGGAGGCCGAAGAGGAACTAAATGAAAAACTAAACTTTCTGAGTGGATTTGTTACTGCATTTAGGCATCAGATGCACCCTGATATTCTCATCAAGCCTGGAAATGATGGACCCTCTTTGCCAGCACATAGAGCTCTTCTGGTGAcgcttttttaaaaaaaaaaaaatttattttttcctttccttttaccattaaagcaaactaatcagAGCATCGTAGCAATAAAGCGTTGTGGTGGCAATTATAACTTCATCTCTTCATCACATTATGCAGGCAGCAAGGTCTGATATATTCAAAAACATGCTAGATTCAGATGGATGCAAAGCTCCTCCAAGCGACACCATAACATTTCCAGAATTGAATCATGAGGAGCTTGAATCGCTATTGGAGTTCCTCTACGGAGGagacttgcctaaagaaaagGCGGACAAACATGTTTACTCACTGTCAATGGCTGCAGATAAATATGAGATCCCATTTCTGCAGAAGTTTTGTGAGCATCGAATGCTCGGATCTTTAAGCTCATCAAATGTTCTTGATGTTTTAGAAATAGCTGACACTTGCTCCAATCCTAGTTTGAAGGAGACTGCCCTCAACTTCATTGTAAAGAATATGGAGGATGTAGTCTTTTCAGATAGGTTTGACGCATTTGCACTTAAAAATCCTCATTTAACTGTACAGATAACGAGGGCATCCTTCATGGAGATTAGAAACAGAAGGACTGCAATTTGAAGGAGTAAAAGAATACATG contains:
- the LOC113763960 gene encoding BTB/POZ domain-containing protein At3g56230-like isoform X1 gives rise to the protein MDCSICSAMPFILRPPRNTICGACYEGAKSIITLTNKLDNDKGLLDKQPNNPVSSYNSAKGLANALKWVKEMKEAEEELNEKLNFLSGFVTAFRHQMHPDILIKPGNDGPSLPAHRALLAARSDIFKNMLDSDGCKAPPSDTITFPELNHEELESLLEFLYGGDLPKEKADKHVYSLSMAADKYEIPFLQKFCEHRMLGSLSSSNVLDVLEIADTCSNPSLKETALNFIVKNMEDVVFSDRFDAFALKNPHLTVQITRASFMEIRNRRTAI
- the LOC113763960 gene encoding BTB/POZ domain-containing protein At3g56230-like isoform X2, which codes for MKEAEEELNEKLNFLSGFVTAFRHQMHPDILIKPGNDGPSLPAHRALLAARSDIFKNMLDSDGCKAPPSDTITFPELNHEELESLLEFLYGGDLPKEKADKHVYSLSMAADKYEIPFLQKFCEHRMLGSLSSSNVLDVLEIADTCSNPSLKETALNFIVKNMEDVVFSDRFDAFALKNPHLTVQITRASFMEIRNRRTAI